From a region of the Rhinolophus sinicus isolate RSC01 linkage group LG04, ASM3656204v1, whole genome shotgun sequence genome:
- the CACFD1 gene encoding calcium channel flower homolog isoform X1 gives MSSSGGTAAASASSAPPAQEEGMTWWYRWLCRLSGVLGAFSCAISGLFNCVSIHPLNIAAGVWMITNAFILLLCEAPFCCQFIEFANTVAAKVDRLRSWQKAVFYCGMAVVPIIISLTLTTLLGNAIAFATGVLYGLSALGKKGDAISYARIQQQKQQADEEKLAETLEGEL, from the exons ATGAGCAGCTCGGGCGGCACGGCGGCGGCGTCCGCTAGCTCCGCGCCGCCCGCGCAGGAGGAGGGCATGACGTGGTGGTACCGCTGGCTGTGTCGCCTGTCGGGGGTGCTGGGGGCCTTCT CTTGCGCCATCTCTGGCCTCTTCAACTGCGTCAGCATCCATCCTCTGAACATCGCGGCTGGCGTGTGGATGAT CACGAACGCCTTCATCCTGTTGCTCTGCGAGGCGCCCTTCTGCTGCCAGTTCATTGAGTTTGCGAACACGGTGGCGGCGAAGGTGGACAGGCTGCGCTCCTGGCAGAAGGCTGTCTTCTACTGCGG GATGGCCGTTGTTCCCATCATCATCAGCCTGACCCTGACCACACTGCTGGGCAACGCCATTGCCTTTGCCACTGGAGTGCTGTACGGACTCTCTGCTCTGGGCAAAAA AGGCGATGCAATCTCCTACGCCAGGATCCAGCAGCAAAAGCAGCAGGCAGATGAGGAGAAGCTGGCAGAGACCCTGGAGGGGGAGCTGTGA
- the CACFD1 gene encoding calcium channel flower homolog isoform X2, whose protein sequence is MSSSGGTAAASASSAPPAQEEGMTWWYRWLCRLSGVLGAFSCAISGLFNCVSIHPLNIAAGVWMMMAVVPIIISLTLTTLLGNAIAFATGVLYGLSALGKKGDAISYARIQQQKQQADEEKLAETLEGEL, encoded by the exons ATGAGCAGCTCGGGCGGCACGGCGGCGGCGTCCGCTAGCTCCGCGCCGCCCGCGCAGGAGGAGGGCATGACGTGGTGGTACCGCTGGCTGTGTCGCCTGTCGGGGGTGCTGGGGGCCTTCT CTTGCGCCATCTCTGGCCTCTTCAACTGCGTCAGCATCCATCCTCTGAACATCGCGGCTGGCGTGTGGATGAT GATGGCCGTTGTTCCCATCATCATCAGCCTGACCCTGACCACACTGCTGGGCAACGCCATTGCCTTTGCCACTGGAGTGCTGTACGGACTCTCTGCTCTGGGCAAAAA AGGCGATGCAATCTCCTACGCCAGGATCCAGCAGCAAAAGCAGCAGGCAGATGAGGAGAAGCTGGCAGAGACCCTGGAGGGGGAGCTGTGA
- the SLC2A6 gene encoding solute carrier family 2, facilitated glucose transporter member 6: MRVPILRTTLGYPGSTKRGPRPGNVRRPRPGAAPAPGTRARAPGKPGGAPHPSSAPPAAFPLADTGSAGPPRSQSRPGGGAAGAAGCSKPLRPDALATPAAPAPRRRPRQQRPAMQEPLLGAEGPDYDTFPERLSPSPGERTRVGAPQNRRVFLATFAAVLGNFSFGYALVYTSPVIPALEHSLDPNLRLTKIQASWFGSVFTLGAAAGGLSAMVLNDLLGRKLSIMFSAVPSAAGYAFMAGARGVWMLLLGRTLTGFAGGLTAACIPVYVSEIALPGVRGALGATPQLMAVFGSLSLYALGLLLPWRWLAVAGEGPVVIMILLLTFMPNSPRFLLSRGRDEEALQALAWLRGANADIRWEFQQIQDNVQRQSSRMSWAEARDPHIYRPITIALLMRFLQQLTGITPILVYLQPIFNSTAVLLLPEDDAAIVGAVRLLSVLIAAVTMDRAGRKVLLFVSAAIMFAANLTLGLYVHFGPKPLTPNSTIDLQSVALGGTELPLATPTNYVTLVPLLATMLFIMGYAMGWGPITWLLMSEILPLRARGVASGLCVLVSWLTAFALTKSFLLVVNAFGLQVPFFFFAAICLVNLVFTGCCVPETKGRSLEQIESFFRTGRRSFLQ; this comes from the exons ATGCGGGTTCCTATTCTCAGGACGACCCTGGGGTATCCGGGGAGCACAAAGCGCGGGCCGCGCCCGGGGAATGTCCGGCGGCCCCGCCCAGGTGctgccccagcacctggcacccGAGCCCGCGCCCCGGGAAAGCCCGGCGGCGCTCCGCATCCCAGCTCCGCACCGCCCGCGGCCTTCCCATTGGCCGACACCGGGTCTGCAGGGCCGCCCCGCAGCCAATCGCGGCCGGGGGGCGGAGCTGCGGGCGCCGCCGGATGCTCTAAGCCGCTGCGGCCCGACGCGCTGGCGACCCCAGCTGCCCCGGCCCCTCGGCGGCGCCCTAGACAGCAGAGGCCGGCCATGCAGGAGCCACTGCTGGGAGCCGAGGGCCCGGACTATGACACCTTCCCGGAGAGGCTGTCCCCGTCGCCGGGAGAAAGGACGCGGGTCGG agcCCCGCAGAACAGGAGGGTGTTCCTGGCTACCTTTGCTGCTGTGCTGGGCAATTTCAGCTTCGGCTATGCCCTGGTCTACACGTCGCCCGTCATCCCGGCCCTGGAGCACTCCTTGGATCCAAACCTGCGTCTGACCAAAATCCAGGCATCCTGGTTTGGG TCGGTGTTCACCTTGGGTGCAGCGGCCGGAGGCCTCAGTGCCATGGTCCTCAATGACCTCCTGGGCCGGAAGctcagcatcatgttttcagCTGTACCCTCGGCAGCTGGCTACGCATTCATGGCGGGTGCCCGTGGCGTGTGGATGCTGCTGCTGGGAAGGACGCTGACGGGCTTCGCTGGGGGGCTCACGGCTGCCTGCATACCG GTGTACGTGTCTGAGATTGCTCTCCCAGGCGTTCGTGGGGCTCTGGGGGCCACACCGCAGCTCATGGCAGTGTTCGGATCACTGTCTCTCTATGCCCTCG GCCTCCTGCTGCCGTGGCGCTGGCTGGCTGTGGCCGGGGAGGGGCCTGTGGTCATCATGATCCTGCTGCTCACCTTCATGCCCAACTCGCCACGCTTCCTACTCTCGAGGGGCAGGGACGAGGAGGCACTGCAGGCACTGGCCTGGCTGCGCGGGGCTAACGCCGACATCCGCTGGGAGTTCCAGCAGATCCAGGACAACGTCCAGAGACAG AGCAGCCGCATGTCGTGGGCCGAGGCCCGGGACCCCCACATATACCGACCCATCACCATCGCCTTGCTGATGCGCTTCCTACAGCAACTGACAGGCATCACGCCCATCCTGGTCTACCTGCAGCCCATCTTCAATAGCACCGCGGTCCTGCTG CTCCCTGAGGATGACGCAGCCATCGTGGGGGCCGTGAGGCTGTTGTCGGTGCTGATTGCTGCTGTCACCATGGACCGGGCCGGCCGCAAGGTGCTGCTGTTTGTCTCAG CAGCCATCATGTTTGCTGCGAACCTGACGCTGGGGCTGTATGTCCACTTTGGTCCAAAGCCTCTGACCCCCAACAGCACCATAGACCTGCAGAGTGTGGCCTTGGGGGGCACAGAGCTGCCCCTGGCCACACCTACCAACTACGTCACACTGGTGCCTCTGCTGGCCACCATGCTCTTCATCATGG GCTACGCCATGGGCTGGGGGCCCATCACCTGGCTCCTCATGTCTGAGATCCTGCCCCTGCGCGCCCGTGGTGTGGCCTCGGGGCTCTGTGTGCTGGTCAGCTGGCTCACCGCCTTCGCCCTCACCAAGTCCTTCCTGCTGGTCGTG aaCGCCTTCGGCCTCCAGgtgcctttcttcttctttgccgCCATCTGCTTGGTGAACCTGGTATTCACTGGCTGCTGTGTGCCCGAGACAAAGGGCCGGTCGCTGGAGCAGATTGAGTCCTTCTTCCGCACCGGGAGGAGGTCCTTCCTTCAATAA